The Pleuronectes platessa chromosome 11, fPlePla1.1, whole genome shotgun sequence genome includes a window with the following:
- the mapre3a gene encoding microtubule-associated protein RP/EB family member 3a isoform X2, with protein sequence MAVNVYSTSVSIDNLSRHDMLAWVNDSLHLAYTKIEQLCSGASYCQFMDMLFPGCILLKKVKFQAKLEHEFIHNFKCLQAAFKRMGVDKIIPVEKLVKGKFQDNFEFVQWFKKFFDANYDGKEYDPLICRQGQDMAPSPNPGPQRTSPTVPKIMPTPQRVQHNTPALRKNPSLSRNGGSDAEIMELNQQVMEMKLTVDGLEKERDFYFSKLRDIELICQENESDTNPVLSKIIHILYATEDGFAPPEDEELDEQAHLDQDEY encoded by the exons ATGGCAGTGAATGTGTACTCCACGTCGGTGTCCATTGACAACCTCAGCCGACATGACATGCTGGCATGGGTCAACGACTCTTTGCATCTCGCCTACACCAAGATCGAACAGCTCTGTTCAG gAGCCTCATATTGCCAGTTCATGGACATGTTGTTTCCAGGCTGCATCCTCCTGAAGAAGGTCAAATTTCAAGCCAAGCTGGAGCATGAGTTTATACACAACTTCAAATGTCTTCAAGCAGCTTTCAAACGGATGGGTGTTGACAAG ATCATTCCCGTAGAAAAGCTCGTAAAAGGGAAGTTCCAGGACAACTTTGAATTCGTGCAGTGGTTCAAGAAGTTCTTCGATGCCAACTACGACGGGAAGGAGTACGACCCTTTAATATGCAGACAGGGTCAGGACATGGCCCCTTCCCCCAACCCAG GACCACAGAGGACGTCTCCAACGGTTCCCAAGATCATGCCAACACCACAACGGGTCCAACACAACACTCCAGCCCTGAGGAAGAACCCGTCTTTGTCTAGAAATGGAGGCAGTGATGCGGAGATCATGGAGCTAAATCAACAG GTGATGGAGATGAAGTTGACTGTGGACGGactagagaaggagagagacttCTACTTCAGCAAACTACGGGACATCGAGCTGATCTGCCAGGAGAATGAGAGCGACACCAACCCCGTCCTCAGCAAGATAATCCACATTCTCTACGCAACAGAG GACGGCTTTGCGCCTCCAGAGGACGAGGAGCTGGATGAACAAGCTCACCTGGACCAGGATGAATACTGA
- the mapre3a gene encoding microtubule-associated protein RP/EB family member 3a isoform X1: MAVNVYSTSVSIDNLSRHDMLAWVNDSLHLAYTKIEQLCSGASYCQFMDMLFPGCILLKKVKFQAKLEHEFIHNFKCLQAAFKRMGVDKIIPVEKLVKGKFQDNFEFVQWFKKFFDANYDGKEYDPLICRQGQDMAPSPNPGDHFIHKPKRNPGPQRTSPTVPKIMPTPQRVQHNTPALRKNPSLSRNGGSDAEIMELNQQVMEMKLTVDGLEKERDFYFSKLRDIELICQENESDTNPVLSKIIHILYATEDGFAPPEDEELDEQAHLDQDEY, encoded by the exons ATGGCAGTGAATGTGTACTCCACGTCGGTGTCCATTGACAACCTCAGCCGACATGACATGCTGGCATGGGTCAACGACTCTTTGCATCTCGCCTACACCAAGATCGAACAGCTCTGTTCAG gAGCCTCATATTGCCAGTTCATGGACATGTTGTTTCCAGGCTGCATCCTCCTGAAGAAGGTCAAATTTCAAGCCAAGCTGGAGCATGAGTTTATACACAACTTCAAATGTCTTCAAGCAGCTTTCAAACGGATGGGTGTTGACAAG ATCATTCCCGTAGAAAAGCTCGTAAAAGGGAAGTTCCAGGACAACTTTGAATTCGTGCAGTGGTTCAAGAAGTTCTTCGATGCCAACTACGACGGGAAGGAGTACGACCCTTTAATATGCAGACAGGGTCAGGACATGGCCCCTTCCCCCAACCCAGGTGATCACTTTATCCACAAACCAAAGAGAAACCCAG GACCACAGAGGACGTCTCCAACGGTTCCCAAGATCATGCCAACACCACAACGGGTCCAACACAACACTCCAGCCCTGAGGAAGAACCCGTCTTTGTCTAGAAATGGAGGCAGTGATGCGGAGATCATGGAGCTAAATCAACAG GTGATGGAGATGAAGTTGACTGTGGACGGactagagaaggagagagacttCTACTTCAGCAAACTACGGGACATCGAGCTGATCTGCCAGGAGAATGAGAGCGACACCAACCCCGTCCTCAGCAAGATAATCCACATTCTCTACGCAACAGAG GACGGCTTTGCGCCTCCAGAGGACGAGGAGCTGGATGAACAAGCTCACCTGGACCAGGATGAATACTGA